The proteins below come from a single Chryseobacterium bernardetii genomic window:
- a CDS encoding helix-turn-helix domain-containing protein, whose translation MEKSEIQIIVGKRIKELRIQKGITQVELVGRMRGEIDPTNISRMESGKTNITIYQLYRLSEALEIPMKDFLDFELPKE comes from the coding sequence TTGGAAAAATCTGAGATTCAAATAATCGTAGGAAAAAGAATTAAGGAATTGAGAATACAAAAAGGTATTACTCAGGTTGAATTGGTGGGCAGAATGAGAGGTGAAATTGATCCTACTAATATTTCCAGAATGGAATCCGGCAAAACTAATATTACAATTTATCAGTTATATAGACTTAGTGAAGCCTTAGAAATTCCGATGAAAGATTTCCTAGATTTTGAACTGCCGAAAGAATAA
- a CDS encoding SpvB/TcaC N-terminal domain-containing protein: MKLFLPFILSLCSVLGFSQTILYQAESTSRTVQDPQTVVLAQGFHAKSDVSNPFIAKIGPSTESSGGGPVDSGAGASNPSGTTAPDGKSFHDTKGNIDVNGAGQLQFTLPIALPPGVKSIAPQINLVYTSGAGNGIAGYAWNLSGITAISRIGKNIEKDGDVKEIQLDYSDYYSFNGQRLILKSGEYGKDGAEYVTEKYSNIKIKSVGAITGQTWQGPEYWEVTFEDGSQAWYGGTTSGANAARTPLDYNIVKWRDPKGNYITYDYTQSSNVAVISNINWGGNDVLSKPRFNTIQFIYFDERTLKEINYMNGVEFIQNRLLKEIKVSSNGKQFKRYAVEYTNNGSSYQFANGITEYNTDDQPANPVKFEYETDPSFSNTFRQDARFDDIYGNYVIPGDFNGDGKLDFIRFSKLTLSRLDNSNDFYSINYEGAAAGKGTYYDLNGIIPSKNIFFTFNAGTSSFKMRGYSFNNSSMQEIMNKSFDISNSGLSSTDGFENNIPNGGYVSINLSNHIFTEGDFNGDGLSEFIYTVEKKIVHKIYRANQVREVIKKRGVYTFYIDLKNNTAKLLDVKSSPGNELLKYKIPKVADFNGNSKTDFLKIEDDGSIGVYELDSQNNFIKLFSTAKESLDDILYMGDFNGDGKTDIIAPIAEDSSDWRMYISTGTGFKKEYYSNLFLYKPDYTGSGTKYRNTVRTYATPDLNKDGKSDFLQFQSEVWFREWAINNPDSSYGFNYLRNDGIDTNGKPIFTNVYSLAPKEATESGDADSEDINYSMYGEHYLPLFGTFRVAQLNTEFVITHKTKLIIWDFGSKINTISRIKSVAQGGLTTSVEYSSLVNDKNVYKSYYNTNAIAYPYVNIGESINYNVVSKLIQGERIQEFRYRDLIGHLHGKGTIGFRQTARSTFFASGFENTKIWSGSEINPTNEGLPYKDWSIRTTDETKIFPNDISLDNTQLLSFKQYQYKIDKLLNGNVVTTVTDADKPKIVLAVNPYITTSKDFLKNVKTVHTVEEYDNLYLPKKSVTNVNDGFSIIRSELEYYPPNITPGNNYSIGKPKIKTDIVQAYGDTKSTKEEYIYEDNLLKSFKTWNRDNTGYLQETYEYDGFGNITQKVTTNSVDSQTQTLKTEYDPKGRFAVKKTDNLGLETHISYNDQGQIEKQTDPLGNTLSNTYDNWGKLLTSKTNLTGITTYQYERDNNSNIIVIQYDPDGDITKKFTNRFGQEYRTSTKAFGQGQFISQDARYDVLGRKTFESEPYFEGQNPSLWNALKYDDTIFPTKITSISLVNSFDLGGTIHSFLGKKIETTVTGLTTTVKEINGYQRTTSKTADALGNIVSTIDKGGTIQFSYNAAGEQIKAQYAENIVTTKYDSWGRKSEFNDPSNGLYKYEYDGLGQPKKIISPKGTKEYTYNNLGQLTSQKELSTTDGGQVTNKTISFTYDNKGRVITKSGTSKSQAYSNNVSYDPQGRLLSASESSNGKYFIQKGITYDDKARVISYEKQLYSSGTLTKVQIENVYNAWNGELSQVKDKNSGKVLWELKETNAKGQVLKAKLGAADINNTYDTSGFLTNVSHSSQVKPGILQLSYSFDGIKNELKSRTTGGDFNIVESFDYDDNNRLVNWTNPVTGVKVQNATRNVYDVKGRILENDQVGKIKFENSAKIYQPTGMTLNAAGIQNYNNDLIQSITYNENNDPVFIDGEKGDVAFQYGLTAMRQRVTYGGNFSTDGEGKFTKYYSEDGSYEIAKDNTTGKEKHIIYIGGTPYESNIVYLKNFTESSGSYKFLHKDYIGSILAISDEAGNKLEQRHFDAWGNFTHLQIGNGAIITDKNIIDNASLLVDRCYTSHEHFVEVGIIHMNGRLYDPLLRRFLNADENIQDPTNTQNYNKYGYVMNNPLMYNDPSGEFIWWIPAVAAIVSEIFTMYYTQAPFDLSRFTGNLIISYASAGIANGIGEIFQIGSQAANSLGTTWTIVAKAGAHSLTQGVMSFIQGGNFWGGALSGAFTSVSNDLLGLATDKLGDNSILRSDGFALFNGAVSGGVGSVLGGGNFWMGAGQGLIVTAFNYLNHKPDSTFKIYDKDGEYIGVMKVQKYKKTDNGLEIYLRFKAVSKKYSNYNFVQTIRTNSHVDSVIFSAPRFYKYNDPTGSAKDDLSPYYYTNEEYKLMSNKGPYTLDFVDSPSRSFRFYKQFWRAELSLVGIKNNTAYEISTFWYGFNKTVGGNIYLMNFETRKTTKPYNWIK; this comes from the coding sequence ATGAAATTATTTTTACCATTTATACTGTCCTTGTGCTCGGTATTGGGCTTTTCACAGACCATACTGTATCAGGCAGAAAGCACATCCCGTACAGTTCAGGATCCACAAACAGTGGTTCTGGCGCAGGGATTTCATGCTAAATCTGATGTTTCCAATCCTTTTATAGCTAAAATTGGCCCTTCTACAGAAAGCTCAGGAGGAGGACCTGTGGATTCAGGAGCAGGAGCAAGTAACCCATCAGGAACTACTGCTCCTGATGGAAAAAGCTTCCATGATACTAAAGGAAATATCGACGTAAATGGAGCCGGACAATTGCAGTTTACTTTACCCATTGCATTACCACCAGGGGTAAAATCTATAGCACCACAGATCAACCTTGTTTATACCAGTGGCGCAGGAAATGGAATTGCTGGCTATGCCTGGAATTTATCTGGTATTACAGCTATTTCAAGAATAGGAAAGAATATTGAAAAAGATGGGGATGTCAAAGAAATTCAGCTTGACTACTCTGATTATTACAGCTTCAATGGGCAGAGATTAATTCTTAAATCCGGTGAATATGGTAAAGATGGGGCAGAATATGTTACTGAAAAATATTCCAATATTAAAATAAAATCTGTTGGAGCAATTACAGGACAAACATGGCAGGGACCTGAATACTGGGAAGTAACCTTTGAAGACGGCTCTCAGGCCTGGTATGGAGGAACTACATCCGGAGCCAATGCGGCAAGGACACCCTTAGATTATAATATTGTGAAATGGAGGGATCCCAAAGGAAATTATATCACCTATGATTATACACAGTCCAGTAATGTTGCAGTGATTTCAAACATAAATTGGGGAGGTAATGATGTCTTAAGTAAGCCTCGTTTTAACACCATTCAGTTTATCTACTTTGATGAAAGAACATTAAAGGAAATTAATTACATGAACGGAGTTGAATTTATACAAAATAGATTACTAAAGGAAATTAAGGTAAGTTCAAATGGAAAACAATTTAAAAGATATGCTGTAGAATATACTAATAATGGTTCAAGTTACCAGTTTGCTAACGGCATTACAGAGTATAATACAGATGATCAGCCAGCTAACCCTGTTAAATTTGAATATGAGACAGATCCATCGTTTTCCAATACATTTAGACAGGATGCAAGGTTTGATGATATTTATGGTAATTATGTTATTCCTGGGGATTTTAATGGAGATGGAAAATTGGATTTTATACGGTTCAGTAAATTAACATTAAGTAGGCTAGATAACAGTAACGATTTTTATTCAATTAATTACGAAGGAGCAGCAGCAGGAAAAGGAACATATTATGATTTAAATGGGATAATTCCTTCTAAAAATATATTTTTCACATTTAATGCAGGAACCAGCAGTTTTAAAATGAGAGGTTATTCGTTCAATAACAGCTCAATGCAGGAAATAATGAATAAAAGTTTTGATATATCAAATAGTGGTTTATCTAGTACCGACGGCTTTGAAAATAATATTCCTAATGGGGGGTATGTTAGTATTAATCTTTCCAATCATATTTTTACAGAAGGCGATTTTAATGGAGATGGATTGTCAGAATTTATTTATACTGTTGAAAAAAAAATCGTACATAAAATATATAGAGCAAATCAGGTAAGAGAAGTAATAAAAAAGAGAGGTGTTTATACTTTCTATATAGACCTTAAAAATAATACTGCAAAACTACTTGATGTAAAATCATCACCTGGAAATGAGCTGCTTAAATATAAGATTCCAAAAGTTGCAGATTTTAATGGTAATAGTAAAACAGATTTTTTAAAGATTGAAGATGACGGAAGTATTGGAGTATATGAATTAGATAGTCAAAACAATTTTATAAAATTGTTTTCCACCGCAAAAGAAAGTCTGGATGATATTCTGTACATGGGAGATTTCAATGGAGATGGTAAAACAGACATAATTGCCCCAATAGCAGAAGATTCATCAGATTGGAGGATGTATATTTCTACTGGTACTGGCTTTAAAAAAGAATATTATTCTAATCTATTCTTATACAAACCAGATTATACAGGATCAGGAACAAAATATAGAAATACAGTCAGAACGTATGCAACTCCTGATTTAAATAAAGACGGTAAAAGTGATTTTCTTCAATTCCAATCTGAAGTATGGTTTAGAGAATGGGCTATCAATAATCCGGATTCTAGCTATGGTTTTAATTATTTGAGAAATGATGGAATAGATACTAATGGAAAACCTATATTTACTAATGTTTATAGCCTTGCTCCAAAAGAGGCCACCGAAAGTGGTGATGCTGATTCCGAGGACATTAATTATTCCATGTATGGAGAGCATTACCTTCCATTATTTGGTACATTCCGTGTAGCCCAGCTTAATACAGAATTTGTTATAACCCATAAAACCAAATTAATAATCTGGGATTTTGGAAGCAAAATTAATACGATTTCAAGGATAAAATCAGTTGCACAAGGAGGATTGACTACAAGTGTTGAATATTCCAGTTTAGTTAATGATAAAAATGTTTATAAATCTTATTATAACACCAATGCTATTGCATATCCTTATGTAAATATCGGGGAAAGCATTAATTATAATGTAGTTTCCAAGCTTATTCAGGGAGAAAGAATACAAGAATTTAGATATAGAGACCTGATTGGGCATTTACATGGCAAAGGGACGATTGGCTTTAGACAAACAGCCAGATCAACATTCTTTGCCAGTGGTTTTGAGAACACAAAAATCTGGAGTGGCTCTGAAATAAACCCTACTAATGAAGGATTACCCTATAAGGATTGGTCTATAAGAACTACGGACGAAACGAAAATATTTCCGAATGATATTTCTTTAGACAATACCCAGTTATTGTCATTTAAACAATATCAATACAAAATAGATAAACTTCTCAACGGGAATGTAGTGACAACAGTTACAGATGCTGATAAACCTAAAATTGTTCTTGCTGTCAACCCATATATTACTACATCCAAAGACTTTCTAAAAAATGTAAAGACAGTCCATACTGTTGAAGAATATGATAATTTATATCTTCCTAAAAAGTCTGTAACAAACGTTAACGATGGCTTTTCTATTATTAGATCAGAACTGGAATACTATCCACCTAATATTACTCCGGGAAATAACTACAGCATCGGTAAACCAAAAATCAAAACCGATATTGTACAAGCCTATGGGGATACCAAATCGACCAAGGAAGAATATATATATGAAGATAATCTGCTTAAGAGCTTCAAAACATGGAACAGAGATAATACAGGCTATTTACAGGAAACCTACGAATATGATGGTTTTGGAAATATCACTCAAAAAGTAACCACCAATAGTGTAGATTCCCAAACACAAACCTTAAAAACAGAATATGATCCAAAAGGAAGGTTTGCAGTCAAGAAAACGGATAATTTAGGACTGGAAACTCATATTAGCTATAATGATCAGGGCCAGATTGAGAAGCAAACAGATCCTCTGGGAAATACTCTTAGCAATACTTATGACAATTGGGGTAAGCTCCTCACTTCTAAGACCAATCTGACAGGGATAACCACCTACCAGTATGAAAGGGATAATAATTCTAACATCATTGTTATCCAGTACGATCCAGATGGTGATATCACCAAAAAGTTTACCAACAGGTTTGGGCAGGAATACAGAACATCCACCAAGGCGTTTGGGCAAGGTCAGTTTATTTCTCAGGATGCTCGGTATGATGTATTGGGTAGAAAAACATTTGAAAGTGAGCCTTATTTTGAGGGGCAAAATCCAAGCTTGTGGAACGCATTGAAATATGATGATACCATTTTCCCTACTAAAATAACATCTATATCACTTGTTAACTCATTTGATTTGGGAGGGACAATACATTCCTTTCTGGGTAAAAAAATAGAAACTACCGTTACCGGCTTAACAACAACCGTTAAGGAAATCAACGGTTATCAAAGGACAACTTCTAAAACAGCAGATGCATTAGGAAATATAGTATCAACTATAGATAAAGGAGGAACAATCCAGTTTTCCTATAATGCTGCAGGAGAGCAAATTAAAGCTCAATATGCTGAAAATATTGTTACCACCAAATATGATTCATGGGGAAGAAAATCAGAATTTAATGATCCTTCCAATGGATTGTATAAATATGAATATGATGGTTTGGGGCAGCCTAAGAAGATCATCAGCCCAAAAGGGACGAAGGAATATACTTATAATAATCTAGGACAGCTAACCTCTCAAAAAGAACTTTCTACTACCGATGGTGGACAGGTAACGAATAAGACGATTTCTTTTACTTATGATAATAAAGGAAGAGTTATTACCAAGTCAGGAACTTCTAAAAGCCAGGCATATAGTAATAATGTTTCCTATGATCCACAAGGAAGATTATTATCTGCATCTGAAAGCAGCAATGGCAAGTATTTTATTCAGAAAGGGATAACTTATGATGATAAAGCAAGGGTAATATCCTATGAGAAACAACTATATTCTTCCGGTACTTTAACCAAAGTACAAATAGAAAATGTGTACAATGCCTGGAATGGTGAACTCAGCCAGGTAAAGGATAAAAACTCAGGAAAAGTTCTGTGGGAACTCAAAGAGACCAATGCAAAAGGCCAGGTACTGAAAGCCAAATTAGGAGCTGCGGATATTAACAACACCTATGATACAAGTGGTTTCTTAACTAATGTCAGCCACTCTTCACAGGTAAAACCAGGTATCCTGCAACTTTCTTATTCTTTTGACGGGATTAAAAACGAGCTAAAAAGCAGAACAACCGGAGGTGATTTCAATATTGTAGAATCATTTGATTATGATGATAACAATAGACTTGTTAACTGGACTAATCCGGTAACAGGAGTTAAAGTACAAAATGCAACCCGTAACGTTTATGATGTAAAAGGAAGAATCCTGGAAAACGATCAGGTAGGAAAGATTAAGTTTGAAAATTCTGCAAAAATCTACCAGCCAACTGGTATGACATTAAATGCTGCTGGAATCCAGAACTACAACAATGATCTAATTCAAAGCATTACGTATAACGAAAACAATGATCCTGTATTCATCGATGGTGAAAAAGGAGATGTTGCCTTTCAGTATGGCTTGACCGCCATGAGACAAAGGGTTACTTATGGAGGTAACTTCAGTACAGATGGAGAAGGAAAGTTTACCAAATATTATAGTGAAGACGGAAGCTATGAAATTGCAAAAGACAATACTACCGGAAAAGAAAAGCATATCATTTATATAGGTGGAACACCATATGAATCAAATATTGTATATTTAAAAAACTTTACAGAGAGCAGCGGTTCTTACAAATTTTTACATAAAGATTATATTGGAAGTATCTTAGCCATCAGTGATGAAGCAGGAAATAAATTAGAGCAGAGACATTTTGATGCATGGGGTAATTTTACTCATTTGCAAATTGGAAACGGAGCCATTATCACCGATAAAAATATAATTGATAATGCTTCGTTATTAGTAGACAGGTGCTACACAAGCCATGAACATTTTGTAGAGGTTGGAATCATCCACATGAATGGTAGATTGTATGATCCTTTATTGAGAAGGTTCTTAAATGCGGATGAAAATATTCAGGACCCGACCAATACCCAGAACTATAACAAATATGGGTATGTAATGAATAATCCATTGATGTACAATGACCCAAGTGGAGAGTTTATTTGGTGGATTCCAGCTGTAGCAGCTATAGTTTCAGAGATATTCACGATGTATTATACCCAAGCTCCTTTTGATTTATCTCGTTTTACAGGTAACCTTATTATTTCGTATGCCAGTGCGGGAATAGCAAATGGTATTGGGGAAATTTTCCAGATCGGAAGTCAGGCTGCCAACTCTTTAGGAACTACCTGGACAATTGTGGCCAAGGCGGGCGCCCATTCTTTAACACAGGGAGTAATGTCGTTCATACAAGGAGGAAATTTCTGGGGTGGTGCTTTAAGTGGTGCTTTTACGAGTGTGTCTAATGATCTATTAGGATTGGCAACAGATAAGCTTGGAGACAACAGCATACTAAGAAGTGATGGTTTTGCTTTATTTAATGGAGCAGTAAGTGGAGGGGTTGGATCTGTACTGGGAGGAGGAAATTTCTGGATGGGCGCAGGGCAAGGATTGATTGTAACGGCTTTTAATTATTTAAACCATAAACCTGATTCAACATTTAAGATATATGATAAAGATGGGGAATACATTGGTGTAATGAAAGTACAAAAATATAAGAAAACAGATAATGGCCTTGAAATATACTTAAGATTCAAAGCTGTCTCTAAAAAATATTCAAATTATAACTTTGTACAAACAATTAGAACAAATAGTCATGTTGATTCTGTTATTTTTAGTGCGCCAAGATTTTATAAATACAATGACCCCACAGGTTCTGCTAAAGATGATTTATCTCCATATTATTATACAAATGAAGAATATAAATTAATGTCAAATAAAGGACCTTATACATTGGATTTTGTCGACAGTCCTAGTAGATCTTTTAGGTTTTATAAACAATTTTGGAGAGCTGAACTATCTTTGGTTGGGATAAAAAATAATACAGCATATGAAATTTCTACATTTTGGTATGGATTTAATAAAACTGTAGGAGGAAATATTTATTTAATGAATTTTGAAACTAGAAAAACAACAAAACCATATAATTGGATTAAATAA
- a CDS encoding CPCC family cysteine-rich protein: MDTNKYGEFPCPCCGYYTLKYKADNTFQICPVCYWEDDGVQLHDIDYNGGANTVSLREAKINFEKFGVIERQFIEFVRPSLQDEKK, from the coding sequence ATGGACACTAACAAATATGGAGAATTCCCGTGCCCTTGTTGCGGATATTATACTCTTAAATATAAAGCTGATAATACATTTCAAATATGTCCAGTTTGTTATTGGGAAGATGATGGGGTTCAACTTCACGATATCGACTATAATGGCGGAGCAAATACTGTAAGTTTAAGAGAAGCAAAAATTAATTTTGAAAAATTCGGAGTAATAGAAAGGCAATTTATAGAATTTGTTCGACCTTCTCTACAAGATGAAAAAAAATGA
- a CDS encoding alkaline phosphatase D family protein, with protein MMENNNLLNRRRFLKNSLLAAGGIFIAPLIISCSDDNFTEGGAAPDDLKKSGFDTGVASFDPTATGVILWTRYSGGAEAEITWEISRNSDFSTVLRRGKANASLINDFTVAIDVQDIPSNTKYYYRFYNLATKEISVIGETITLPSKTDSVNDVKMAVVSCSNFPAGLFNVYGAVAQSEADVVVHLGDYIYEYAPGQYGTNPYTNQLGRAHKPAKEILNLNDYRERYRQYRGDKNLQLAHQKKPFICVWDDHEFANDTYKSGAENHQPDEGDFELRKKAAFQAYSEYIPLKTGKDLKIYRSFSFGNIVSLYMMDTRVIARDKQLEYSDYLDTAGNFDQVKFKTAFLDPNRKLIGNEQMAWLGSQINADTAKWKVLGQQILMTKMMVPAELLMLLNQILAEIKKLGSAQPATMQALQSTIAQLMVLKARHKAQDPTLTPQEIARITTTLPYNLDAWDGYFMEREQLYSILAGKKVVVLAGDTHNAWLGTLTNAQGKVIGTELACSSVSSPGLEGYLGITSDPGQAIALAQAFSSLIDDLEYANLYKRGYLHVKFTAGESHAEWRFVDNITSEVYTTITEKTHVMS; from the coding sequence ATGATGGAAAATAACAATCTACTTAACAGAAGGCGATTTCTTAAAAATTCACTGTTAGCAGCTGGAGGAATTTTCATTGCTCCCTTGATTATAAGTTGTAGTGATGATAACTTTACCGAAGGTGGAGCGGCTCCTGACGATCTTAAAAAATCAGGTTTTGATACCGGAGTTGCAAGTTTTGACCCTACAGCAACAGGAGTCATTCTCTGGACAAGATATTCTGGAGGAGCAGAAGCGGAAATCACTTGGGAAATAAGTAGAAACAGCGACTTTTCCACTGTTTTAAGAAGAGGAAAAGCAAATGCCTCACTGATTAATGATTTTACAGTGGCAATAGATGTACAGGATATTCCATCTAATACCAAATATTACTATAGATTTTATAACCTCGCCACTAAGGAAATTAGCGTGATAGGTGAAACTATTACCTTACCGTCTAAAACTGATTCTGTAAATGATGTTAAAATGGCAGTAGTATCCTGTTCCAACTTTCCTGCAGGGCTTTTCAATGTATACGGAGCTGTTGCCCAATCTGAAGCAGATGTAGTAGTACACCTTGGTGATTACATCTACGAATATGCTCCGGGACAATACGGAACAAACCCTTATACCAATCAGCTTGGAAGAGCTCACAAACCAGCAAAGGAAATCCTGAATCTAAATGATTACAGAGAAAGATACAGGCAATACAGAGGCGATAAAAATCTTCAGTTGGCTCATCAGAAAAAGCCTTTTATCTGTGTATGGGACGATCACGAATTTGCAAATGATACCTATAAATCCGGGGCAGAGAACCATCAGCCGGACGAAGGTGATTTTGAGTTAAGAAAAAAAGCAGCCTTCCAGGCATACAGTGAATATATTCCTCTTAAGACAGGAAAAGACCTTAAAATCTACAGAAGTTTCAGCTTCGGAAATATTGTTTCTCTGTATATGATGGATACAAGAGTAATTGCAAGAGATAAACAATTAGAATATTCTGATTATCTTGATACTGCAGGAAACTTCGACCAGGTGAAGTTTAAAACTGCTTTTTTAGATCCAAATAGAAAATTAATCGGAAACGAGCAGATGGCATGGTTAGGATCTCAGATCAATGCCGATACTGCTAAATGGAAAGTATTGGGACAACAGATCCTCATGACCAAGATGATGGTACCCGCAGAATTATTGATGCTCCTGAATCAGATTTTAGCTGAAATCAAAAAATTAGGAAGTGCACAGCCAGCTACTATGCAGGCGCTTCAAAGTACAATTGCTCAACTGATGGTCTTAAAAGCCAGACACAAAGCTCAGGATCCTACTCTTACTCCACAGGAAATAGCAAGAATTACCACTACCTTACCTTATAATCTGGATGCGTGGGACGGATATTTCATGGAAAGAGAGCAGCTATATTCTATCCTTGCAGGTAAAAAAGTAGTAGTATTGGCAGGAGATACACATAATGCATGGTTGGGGACACTCACCAATGCACAGGGGAAAGTCATCGGAACCGAATTAGCATGCAGCTCTGTTTCCTCACCAGGTCTTGAAGGTTATCTTGGCATCACATCAGACCCTGGCCAGGCCATTGCATTGGCTCAGGCATTTTCATCATTAATTGATGATCTGGAGTATG
- a CDS encoding JAB domain-containing protein, with amino-acid sequence MNKLMEISVTYNTGNLEKIRINSHKEAYNLIIENWNMGTIEFQEECKVIMMNKGNFVLGIYNVSKGGIDSSVVDIRIILAVALKCNATQLILVHNHPSGNLNPSSSDQTITKNLKNACELLNISLLDHLIITRKGYYSFNEENGF; translated from the coding sequence ATGAATAAATTAATGGAAATATCTGTTACATATAATACAGGTAATCTTGAAAAAATAAGAATAAACAGCCATAAGGAAGCCTACAATCTGATTATTGAAAACTGGAACATGGGTACTATTGAATTTCAGGAGGAATGTAAGGTAATTATGATGAATAAAGGAAACTTCGTATTAGGCATCTATAACGTCTCAAAAGGCGGTATTGACAGTTCTGTAGTAGACATAAGGATTATTCTGGCTGTAGCTCTTAAGTGCAACGCTACTCAACTGATACTGGTACATAATCATCCTAGTGGAAACCTTAATCCCAGCAGTTCAGACCAAACAATAACCAAGAACTTAAAGAATGCGTGTGAATTATTGAATATATCACTTTTAGACCATTTGATTATCACTAGGAAAGGTTATTATAGTTTTAATGAAGAGAATGGATTTTAA
- a CDS encoding surface-adhesin E family protein: protein MKKLLFITVLLLSIPILSQQGVDSIYIPQYDKSFDDQGFQYVTTSVDGKRYYVKIDKTQKLFDKTIMSVDVWVKYNYTSKTKGKNGKSKKIDTGHYLEYMNFDCSGKTYTGGEILQYNSTGKLINRDQKFSNITRRIVPGSVSEGLFEAVCRKTN from the coding sequence ATGAAAAAACTACTATTTATTACAGTTTTATTATTATCAATTCCTATACTTAGTCAACAGGGAGTTGATTCAATATATATTCCTCAATACGATAAATCGTTTGATGACCAAGGTTTTCAATATGTAACCACATCTGTAGATGGTAAAAGGTATTATGTAAAAATTGACAAGACCCAGAAGCTATTTGATAAGACCATCATGTCTGTAGATGTTTGGGTGAAGTATAACTATACCTCTAAAACAAAGGGTAAGAATGGAAAATCAAAGAAAATCGATACCGGGCATTATTTGGAGTATATGAACTTTGATTGCAGTGGAAAAACCTACACAGGAGGAGAAATATTACAGTATAACTCTACCGGGAAACTTATTAATCGAGATCAAAAGTTCTCGAATATTACAAGAAGAATTGTACCAGGTTCAGTAAGTGAAGGGCTATTTGAAGCAGTTTGTCGTAAAACCAATTAA